A region of Procambarus clarkii isolate CNS0578487 chromosome 22, FALCON_Pclarkii_2.0, whole genome shotgun sequence DNA encodes the following proteins:
- the LOC123760291 gene encoding ceramide synthase 2-like — MVKVVVIVGNPSGGTLSHLVQSVTVVNPSGGTLSLLVQSVTVVNPSGGTLSHLVQSVTVVNPSGGTLSHLVQSVTVVNPSGGTLSHLVQSVTVVNPSGGTLSLLVQSVTVVNPSGGTLSHLVQSVTVVNPSGGTLSHLVQSVTVVNPSGGTLSHLVQSVTVVNPSGGTLSHLVHFVFISFRCWFLEPFVFSLLAKAAGISRRRPAPPVPNVILEGVYQQYGVRVPTLVLRQVCEIGQVSERQVDRWLRRRHALTRATKYDKFMDCAYDFVCHLSFCMLGVSIMYRKPWVWDITQCWAGYPHHNLTHDVWWYYMLCLAYYWSATFIHLPKPGIKLSARVQMLLHHVFTILLMVFSWTCNLVRVGSVVLVVHECADVPLLAAKLCKHAGVDGLTDALFTVFLVLWLVTRCYMYPFWVMRSVFFEATTYMFMPSAYLFMGLLTGLLVLNVVWTVLILAIVVRKLRAGTLQDYRSSGEDPSTSDADINDGKKSD, encoded by the exons ATGGTGAAGGTGGTTGTGATTGTTGGGAACCCGTCGGGCGGGACGCTCTCACACCTGGTGCAGTCAGTCACTGTTGTGAACCCGTCGGGCGGGACGCTCTCACTCCTGGTGCAGTCAGTCACTGTTGTGAACCCGTCGGGCGGGACGCTCTCACACCTGGTGCAGTCAGTCACTGTTGTGAACCCGTCGGGCGGGACGCTCTCACACCTGGTGCAGTCAGTCACTGTTGTGAACCCGTCGGGCGGGACGCTCTCACACCTGGTGCAGTCAGTCACTGTTGTGAACCCGTCGGGCGGGACGCTCTCACTCCTGGTGCAGTCAGTCACTGTTGTGAACCCGTCGGGCGGGACGCTCTCACACCTGGTGCAGTCAGTCACTGTTGTGAACCCGTCGGGCGGGACGCTCTCACACCTGGTGCAGTCAGTCACTGTTGTGAACCCGTCGGGCGGGACGCTCTCACACCTGGTGCAGTCAGTCACTGTTGTGAACCCGTCGGGCGGGACGCTCTCACACCTGGTGCA TTTCGTTTTTATTAGTTTCCGGTGCTGGTTCTTGGAGCCCTTCGTGTTTTCGCTGCTGGCAAAGGCTGCTGGCATCAGCAGGCGGCGCCCTGCTCCGCCCGTGCCCAACGTGATCTTGGAGGGTGTGTATCAACAATACGGGGTGCGGGTGCCCACACTGGTGCTGAGGCAGGTGTGCGAGATCGGGCAGGTGTCAGAGCGGCAAGTAGACAGGTGGCTCCGACGCCGCCACGCCCTCACCCGCGCCACCAAGTACGACAAGTTCATGGACTGCGCGTACGACTTCGTCTGCCACCTGTCGTTCTGCATGCTGGGCGTGTCCATCATGTACAGGAAGCCATGGGTGTGGGACATCACACAGTGCTGGGCCGGgtacccccaccacaacctcaccCACGACGTCTGGTGGTACTACATGCTGTGTCTGGCGTACTACTGGTCCGCAACCTTCATCCACCTGCCCAAGCCAGGCATCAAACTGTCTGCGCGCGTTCAAATGCTGCTGCACCACGTGTTCACCATCCTCCTGATGGTATTCTCATGGACCTGTAACCTGGTGCGGGTGGGAagcgtggtgctggtggtgcatgAGTGTGCTGACGTGCCGCTGCTGGCCGCCAAGCTGTGCAAGCACGCCGGCGTTGATGGCCTCACCGACGCCCTCTTcacggtgttcctggtgctgtggCTGGTGACGCGCTGCTACATGTACCCGTTCTGGGTGATGCGCAGCGTGTTCTTCGAGGCCACCACCTACATGTTCATGCCCTCCGCCTACCTCTTCATGGGTCTGCTGACGGGGCTGCTGGTGCTGAACGTGGTGTGGACGGTGCTCATTCTGGCCATCGTGGTCCGCAAGCTGCGCGCTGGTACCCTCCAGGACTACAGGTCGTCCGGTGAAGATCCCTCCACGAGCGATGCCGACATCAACGATGGTAAAAAGTCCGATTGA